One Campylobacter concisus DNA window includes the following coding sequences:
- the uppS gene encoding polyprenyl diphosphate synthase — MNELNHLAIIMDGNGRWAKKRGFLRTNGHEAGANVVSDMCEFCIDNGAKILSLYAFSTENWKRPQKEIEFLMNLLKKFLILKRADFIKNGIKFNTLGDISPFSDELKNEIEITKNATRENKNLLLNLAINYGSKDEIIRAVRKLNLEGCEISEASLNAALDESEPVDLLIRTGGESRLSNFMLWQASYAELFFTPTLWPDFGKNELANIVSKFKNIERRFGGV, encoded by the coding sequence TTGAATGAATTAAACCACCTTGCTATTATCATGGATGGAAATGGACGCTGGGCTAAAAAACGTGGATTTTTGCGGACAAATGGGCACGAAGCCGGAGCAAATGTAGTAAGCGATATGTGCGAATTTTGTATCGATAATGGAGCGAAAATTTTAAGCCTTTATGCATTTAGTACTGAAAACTGGAAAAGACCGCAAAAGGAGATCGAATTTTTGATGAATTTGCTTAAGAAATTTCTCATTTTAAAGCGTGCTGATTTTATAAAAAATGGGATCAAATTTAATACACTCGGCGATATTTCTCCATTTAGTGATGAGCTAAAAAACGAGATAGAGATCACCAAAAATGCTACAAGAGAGAATAAAAATTTATTATTAAATTTAGCTATAAACTACGGCTCAAAAGATGAGATCATTAGAGCTGTGAGAAAGCTAAATTTAGAAGGCTGTGAGATAAGTGAAGCAAGCCTAAATGCAGCACTTGATGAGAGTGAGCCGGTGGATCTTCTCATTAGAACTGGTGGCGAGAGCAGGCTTTCAAATTTTATGCTTTGGCAAGCAAGCTACGCAGAGCTATTTTTTACGCCCACACTTTGGCCTGACTTTGGCAAGAATGAGCTTGCAAATATCGTTAGCAAATTTAAAAATATAGAGCGAAGATTTGGCGGAGTTTAG